In Paracoccus contaminans, the genomic stretch CGAAACGCTGCGCTGGGTGTTCATCGCCGTGGCACTCGTTGGCATCGTCGTGACCATCTACGCGCGGCTCGACGACTGGAAGCGGGGGCGTCGATGATCGCCGCGCTGCTGGGCGGCATTGCCGCCAGCCCATGGATGCGGGCCGCGCTGCGCTACGGCGCCGTTGGCTTCAGCGTGCTTCTGTTCCTGCTCGCGCTCCGGCGTTCCGGCGAGCGCACTGGCCGCCTCGCCGAACGCTATGAGACCACGGAGAAGATCAATGATGCCCAACGCCGGATGCTGGAGGCGGCGGCTCGCCGCCCTCGCAATCGCGACGAGCTTGCTGACCGGCTGCGCGACGGTCGGTTCTGAACAAAGGATCATGGCACTTTGTCCGCCGGTCGTGGAATATGGTCAGGAGTTACAGACGCGGGCCGCCGACGAACTGGCGTGGTTGCCGGAAGGCTCGATCATCGCGGAAATGCTGACCGACTACGCAGTGATGAGAGAGCAGGCTCGGGCCTGCTCTCCTGAGACAAGCTAGCAAGAGCCTGAGCGCCTGCGGTCTGCAATCCGCACCAATATGGCGGCAGGCAGCATGCCGATCGATCGCTGGACGCAGCGGCCTGGTGGTGTCCCTCACCGTTCCTTGTCGCCAGGATCAGGATCAGCGTCGTGATCCCGAGGATCGCCGGGTCAGTACGTCCTCAATCTCGCGCGCCACGTCGTCGATGCCCTGCATTCCATCAACCGTAATGAGCTCTCTCCTTCGGCGATAGTAGTCCAGTAGCGGCTCCGTCTTGTTCCGATATGCGTCGAGACGTCTGACAAAGGTATCCCGATTGTCGTCGCTGCGAGCCGTGCCGCCAGCGGCCAGCGTATCGGCGACGCGCTTTTCCATTCGCTCGACCAGCGAGGTCTCATCGACCTTCAGTTCGATGACTGCGTCAAGCCTGACACCCCTTTGCTCCAGCATGGCGGTCAGGGACTCCGCCTGCGCGACTGTCCGGGGAAAGCCGTCGAGAATGAACCCTTTGCGCCAATCCTCTTGATCGATCCGGTCGGATACCATCTGGTTGACCACATCGTCGGGTACGAGTTCGCCGCGATCCATGATCGCGTCGACCCGCCGCCCGGTTTCGGTGCCTTCGGTCACAGCAGCGCGCAGCATATCTCCTGTAGAAAGCTGAGGGATCGAGTGGCGTTCGGCCAGGCGCTGCGCCTGCGTTCCCTTCCCTGCTCCTGGTGGTCCGAACACTATCAGTCTCATTGTCTCTTCTCACCTCTTGGATAGCCACGAGGGCGATGGCGGCGGCAATTCCGATGCACCCAGTACCGTTTGGAGAAGCCCTGCACTTCCACGCAGACCGGCGCTGGCCGTGTAGGCGGACATGATATCCCTGCCTCCAAGTCTGGCGCCGGAGCTGGACCGCTCCGGCGCCGAACTCCTTAGCGGCTCGAGTCGCCGTAGACGATGCCATTCGGCCGATCGCCGACCGGCACCGTCCTCACCACGTCCTGGCTCTCGACATCGATGATCGACACTGTGTC encodes the following:
- a CDS encoding adenylate kinase; translation: MRLIVFGPPGAGKGTQAQRLAERHSIPQLSTGDMLRAAVTEGTETGRRVDAIMDRGELVPDDVVNQMVSDRIDQEDWRKGFILDGFPRTVAQAESLTAMLEQRGVRLDAVIELKVDETSLVERMEKRVADTLAAGGTARSDDNRDTFVRRLDAYRNKTEPLLDYYRRRRELITVDGMQGIDDVAREIEDVLTRRSSGSRR